A single Gemmatimonadota bacterium DNA region contains:
- a CDS encoding ABC transporter ATP-binding protein, which translates to MTVDQASPVFRARRISKVYRMGEVDVSALRGVDLDLYAGELAVFLGASGSGKSTLLNILGGLDVPTDGQVYYRERELTAADERERTDFRRKSVGFVFQFYNLIPSLTALENVELVTEIADRPMPAEEALRLVELESRMHHFPAQMSGGEQQRVAIARAIAKRPEVLLCDEPTGALDYATGKRVLEVIEKVNSTLGTTTAVITHNAAIADMADRVIRLRSGEIVEVYANEAKKRPDELSW; encoded by the coding sequence ATGACCGTCGACCAGGCGAGTCCGGTGTTCCGGGCCCGGCGCATTTCCAAGGTCTACCGCATGGGCGAGGTGGACGTGTCCGCCCTCCGGGGGGTCGACCTGGACCTGTACGCGGGCGAGCTGGCCGTCTTCCTGGGGGCGTCGGGAAGCGGCAAATCGACGCTGCTCAACATCCTCGGCGGGCTCGATGTGCCCACGGACGGCCAGGTTTACTACCGCGAAAGGGAACTGACTGCGGCGGACGAGCGCGAACGGACGGATTTCCGCCGGAAGTCCGTGGGTTTCGTCTTCCAGTTTTACAACCTGATCCCCAGCCTCACGGCGCTGGAGAACGTGGAACTGGTCACCGAAATCGCCGACCGGCCCATGCCTGCGGAGGAAGCCCTTCGCCTGGTGGAACTCGAATCGCGCATGCACCACTTCCCAGCCCAGATGTCGGGCGGAGAGCAGCAGCGCGTGGCCATTGCCCGGGCCATCGCGAAACGCCCGGAAGTGCTCCTGTGCGACGAACCCACGGGCGCCCTGGACTACGCGACCGGCAAACGGGTGCTGGAAGTGATCGAGAAGGTCAACAGCACGCTGGGCACCACGACCGCGGTCATCACCCACAATGCGGCGATCGCAGACATGGCCGACCGGGTCATTCGCCTGCGCAGCGGCGAGATCGTCGAAGTTTACGCCAATGAGGCGAAGAAACGCCCGGACGAATTGAGCTGGTAG
- a CDS encoding efflux RND transporter periplasmic adaptor subunit, which yields MKIRRKHIISFVVLAIVLVLLVRAFMPAPVLVDSATAEIGPLRVTISEEGRTRVRQRYLITAPASGRLARPALNEGDRVGQGDELARITPTPLGSRESAEARARIETAQALVREAEANVARARVEQEEAARGRDRAEQLAASGSISRERLERAVHEATVAERSLESSLFRHRAAVSEHEVAQAALLALQEERGDARAILSIAAPVGGRVLRLFEESERVVAAGTPLLEVGDPGDMEVTIDVLSTDAVRVAVGQTVLIEEWGGPDPLSGKVSRVEPAAFTRVSALGVDEQRVNVIVDLDETPVEMGDGYRVTGRIVVWENEDVLKIPSSALFRIGESWGVFVIEESVAMSREVSVGQRNGIEAEILDGLSAGDPVILHPNPRIADGVGVETRTD from the coding sequence ATGAAAATACGTCGCAAGCACATCATCTCCTTCGTGGTCCTCGCCATCGTCCTGGTCCTCCTCGTCCGCGCGTTCATGCCGGCGCCGGTCCTGGTCGACTCGGCCACCGCAGAGATAGGCCCCCTGCGGGTGACGATCAGCGAGGAAGGCAGGACCCGCGTAAGGCAGCGCTACCTGATCACGGCCCCGGCGTCCGGCCGGCTGGCGCGACCGGCGCTGAATGAAGGGGACCGGGTCGGCCAGGGCGATGAACTGGCGCGCATCACGCCTACACCCCTCGGTTCCCGCGAGTCCGCGGAGGCCCGCGCCCGGATCGAGACGGCCCAGGCACTGGTCCGCGAGGCCGAGGCGAATGTCGCCCGTGCGCGGGTGGAACAGGAAGAAGCGGCCCGCGGCCGGGACAGAGCGGAACAGCTCGCCGCGAGCGGAAGCATCTCGAGGGAACGCCTGGAGCGCGCGGTGCACGAGGCAACGGTTGCCGAACGGTCCCTGGAGTCCTCCCTCTTCCGCCACCGGGCGGCCGTCTCCGAACACGAGGTCGCCCAGGCGGCGCTTCTTGCGCTGCAGGAGGAGCGCGGCGACGCCAGGGCCATTCTCTCCATCGCGGCGCCGGTCGGCGGCCGGGTGCTGCGCCTGTTCGAAGAAAGCGAACGGGTCGTCGCCGCGGGTACGCCCCTGCTGGAAGTGGGCGATCCGGGCGACATGGAGGTTACGATCGATGTGTTGTCCACCGACGCCGTAAGGGTCGCCGTCGGGCAGACGGTTCTGATCGAAGAGTGGGGCGGCCCCGATCCCCTCTCCGGCAAGGTGAGCCGTGTCGAGCCGGCCGCGTTCACGCGCGTGTCCGCGCTGGGCGTGGACGAACAGCGAGTCAACGTCATCGTGGACCTGGACGAAACGCCGGTGGAAATGGGCGATGGGTACCGCGTCACGGGACGGATCGTCGTCTGGGAGAATGAGGACGTGCTCAAGATCCCTTCCAGCGCCCTGTTCAGAATAGGCGAAAGCTGGGGGGTCTTCGTCATCGAAGAAAGCGTCGCGATGTCGCGGGAAGTATCGGTGGGACAGCGTAACGGGATCGAGGCCGAGATCCTGGATGGCCTGTCGGCCGGCGACCCCGTCATTCTGCATCCCAACCCCCGCATCGCGGACGGGGTCGGTGTCGAGACCCGGACGGACTGA
- a CDS encoding FtsX-like permease family protein has translation MTILNRKVFRELARMRGQVIAITLVMACGIMVYVSSRHTYIALLESQESYYTKYRFADVFAGIKRAPAPVAERIGRIPGVSSVRTRIVMDVNLDVPGLNEPAIGRLVSMPEVRRPVLNDLAIQEGRYPAIGRPEEVIISEAFALANGLAPDDWIGAVINGRRKALRVVGIGLSPEYVYEVQGSGSIFPDNLRFGVIWMSRDALGAAFDMEGGFNDLSVALSPEARERDVIDRMDLILEPYGSAGAIGRGSQISHKFLSDEILGLSVSSNVTPAIFLGIAAILLHIVFSRMVRAQRDQIAIMKAFGYRNLSIGWHYLKFAFLAVSGGTLLGIVGGFWIGRPLTGMYQAYYRFPDLVYELHADVITLSAVISVSAALAGTLHALRAAMALPPAEAMRPESPPHFRPLAMERMGLHRMLSPVWRMIFRNMERRPARTMLSAFGIAMSVAILVMGRFTFDSIEYMIDYQFRTVQRDDAAVVFAGPRPASARFELAHLPGVVRSEPYRAVPVRLRAGHLVKQTAITGLDPAGELRQLIDRDGRVQSLPPEGIVLNKTLADLLAVREGDMLAVEVQEGSRMQGSLPVTLIVDELIGTTAYMDSRALNRFLGEGRTISGAYLSVDPLRAAELYSTLKETPAVAGVAVREAVIKGFEDTIAESTNATTFTLTIFACVIACGMVYNGARIALAERNREMASLRVLGFTEREISVVLLGEQAIITLFSIPIGFLIGWALCYLAVDATAQELFRMPLVITGKTYAFAFLVVTAAAVASAYIVHRKLRYLDLVGVLKTQE, from the coding sequence ATGACCATCCTGAACCGCAAGGTATTCCGCGAACTGGCGCGCATGCGAGGCCAGGTCATCGCCATCACGCTGGTGATGGCCTGCGGGATCATGGTCTACGTTTCGTCGCGCCACACCTATATCGCCCTGCTGGAGTCGCAGGAATCCTACTATACCAAGTACCGTTTCGCCGACGTGTTCGCCGGCATCAAGCGTGCGCCGGCGCCTGTCGCGGAGCGCATCGGCCGGATACCGGGGGTTTCGAGCGTCCGCACCCGAATCGTGATGGACGTGAACCTGGATGTGCCCGGCCTGAATGAACCCGCGATCGGCCGACTGGTTTCCATGCCCGAAGTGCGCAGGCCCGTGCTCAACGACCTGGCGATCCAGGAGGGCCGCTACCCGGCGATCGGCCGGCCCGAAGAGGTGATCATCAGCGAAGCCTTCGCCCTGGCCAACGGCCTGGCGCCGGACGACTGGATCGGGGCGGTCATAAACGGTCGGAGGAAGGCGTTGCGCGTCGTGGGCATCGGCCTGTCGCCCGAATACGTCTACGAAGTGCAGGGATCCGGTTCCATCTTCCCGGACAACCTGCGCTTCGGCGTGATCTGGATGAGCCGGGACGCCCTCGGCGCCGCCTTCGACATGGAGGGCGGGTTCAACGATCTCTCGGTCGCCCTTTCGCCGGAGGCGCGCGAGCGGGACGTGATCGACCGCATGGACCTCATTCTCGAACCCTATGGGAGTGCGGGCGCCATCGGCCGGGGCAGCCAGATCTCCCACAAGTTCCTTTCGGACGAGATCCTGGGCCTGAGCGTATCCAGCAACGTCACGCCGGCCATCTTCCTAGGGATCGCGGCGATTCTGCTGCACATCGTGTTCTCCCGCATGGTGCGGGCCCAGCGGGACCAGATCGCCATCATGAAGGCCTTCGGCTACCGCAACCTGTCGATCGGATGGCACTATCTGAAATTCGCCTTCCTGGCCGTATCCGGCGGGACCCTTCTCGGCATCGTGGGCGGCTTCTGGATCGGCCGGCCGCTCACCGGCATGTACCAGGCATATTACCGTTTCCCCGACCTGGTCTACGAGCTGCACGCCGACGTCATCACCCTTTCCGCGGTGATCAGTGTTTCCGCCGCGTTGGCGGGCACCCTGCACGCCCTCCGCGCGGCCATGGCCCTGCCACCCGCAGAAGCGATGCGGCCGGAGTCTCCACCCCACTTCAGGCCGCTCGCAATGGAACGCATGGGCCTGCACCGGATGCTCTCGCCGGTCTGGCGGATGATCTTCCGCAACATGGAACGGAGGCCGGCCAGAACGATGCTCTCCGCCTTCGGCATCGCCATGTCGGTGGCGATCCTGGTCATGGGGCGTTTTACCTTCGACTCCATTGAATACATGATCGACTACCAGTTCCGCACGGTACAGCGCGATGACGCGGCCGTCGTCTTCGCGGGTCCCCGTCCCGCGAGTGCCCGGTTCGAACTGGCCCATCTGCCCGGTGTCGTCCGCTCCGAGCCGTACCGCGCAGTGCCCGTCCGGCTTCGTGCCGGTCATCTGGTGAAGCAGACCGCCATAACGGGACTAGATCCGGCCGGAGAACTGAGGCAGCTGATCGACCGGGACGGCCGGGTGCAGTCCCTGCCGCCGGAGGGTATCGTGCTGAACAAAACGCTGGCAGACCTCCTGGCGGTTCGTGAGGGCGATATGCTCGCCGTGGAAGTCCAGGAAGGGTCGAGAATGCAGGGCAGCCTGCCGGTAACCCTGATCGTCGACGAGTTGATCGGCACCACCGCGTACATGGACAGCCGCGCACTGAACCGGTTCCTGGGCGAAGGCCGCACGATCTCCGGCGCCTATCTCTCCGTGGACCCGCTCCGGGCGGCCGAGTTGTACAGCACATTGAAAGAGACACCGGCCGTGGCGGGTGTCGCCGTCCGCGAGGCCGTGATCAAGGGCTTCGAAGATACCATCGCCGAAAGCACAAACGCCACCACGTTCACGCTGACCATTTTCGCGTGCGTCATCGCCTGCGGCATGGTCTACAACGGCGCCCGCATCGCCCTGGCGGAACGAAATCGGGAAATGGCCAGCCTGCGGGTGCTCGGGTTCACCGAGCGGGAGATATCGGTCGTCCTCCTGGGTGAGCAGGCCATCATCACCCTTTTTTCGATACCGATTGGATTTCTGATCGGTTGGGCATTATGTTATCTTGCCGTGGACGCCACCGCCCAGGAGCTCTTCCGGATGCCGTTGGTCATCACCGGAAAGACCTACGCGTTTGCCTTCCTGGTCGTCACCGCCGCGGCCGTGGCGTCCGCGTACATCGTCCACCGGAAACTGCGATACCTGGATCTGGTCGGAGTGCTCAAGACCCAGGAATAA
- a CDS encoding MFS transporter — translation MRPSTFADISILLALWFMMFAASSQTIIMTPILPIVEEQFDVPREYLGALVSVYSVMLGLCALVTGPLSDAMGRRRILMIGTGAMCVTLFMHSFVTDFASLLLIRSLSGMAAGILSGVAPAYIGDHFPPERRGWANGVVMTAVAVGQIVGIPGGTILADRFGFAAPFVCFAAPMVLSFVLVWRLALQPAVARARLSSIGSVVRHYASLFTTPSTAAAVGAYSVMFSGIAFYVIYLVVWIKETFGVTNDEVASLFVVAGIASVIVGPWAGRLSDRIGRKVLVVGGCLGLFVLMTLTTAIMTDFWIAYPLFFAIMVLVSGRMGPLQALLSEIVPAQRRGSLMSLSIATGQLAMGLCSAVAGVVYTEVGYVLSSVIGGTGMLAMGFIIWRFIPETRKA, via the coding sequence ATGCGACCGAGTACTTTCGCCGACATTAGCATCCTGCTGGCGCTCTGGTTCATGATGTTCGCCGCGAGCAGCCAGACGATCATCATGACGCCGATACTGCCCATCGTGGAGGAGCAGTTCGACGTGCCCAGGGAATACCTCGGCGCACTGGTCTCGGTCTATTCGGTCATGCTCGGGCTGTGCGCGCTGGTCACCGGTCCGCTTTCGGACGCGATGGGCAGGAGACGTATCCTCATGATCGGCACCGGGGCCATGTGCGTGACCCTTTTCATGCACAGCTTCGTTACGGACTTTGCTTCCCTGTTGCTTATCCGGTCATTGTCCGGCATGGCCGCCGGCATCCTCAGCGGCGTCGCGCCGGCCTATATCGGGGATCATTTTCCGCCGGAGCGGCGGGGCTGGGCCAACGGCGTGGTCATGACCGCCGTAGCCGTGGGACAGATCGTGGGCATTCCGGGTGGAACGATCCTGGCCGACCGATTCGGCTTTGCCGCGCCTTTCGTTTGTTTCGCGGCGCCCATGGTGCTTTCATTTGTCCTGGTCTGGAGGCTGGCCCTGCAGCCGGCCGTGGCCCGGGCGCGCCTGTCTTCGATCGGATCAGTCGTCAGGCACTACGCGTCCCTGTTCACGACGCCGTCGACCGCGGCGGCAGTCGGCGCCTACAGTGTGATGTTCTCGGGGATCGCCTTCTACGTGATCTACCTGGTCGTATGGATCAAGGAGACTTTCGGAGTGACGAACGACGAGGTGGCTTCACTGTTCGTGGTCGCCGGCATCGCCAGCGTCATCGTGGGACCCTGGGCCGGACGCCTTTCGGACCGGATCGGCCGGAAAGTGCTGGTCGTGGGCGGCTGCCTGGGGCTCTTCGTCCTCATGACCCTTACGACGGCCATCATGACGGATTTCTGGATCGCCTACCCGCTCTTTTTCGCCATCATGGTACTCGTGTCGGGCCGCATGGGTCCCCTCCAGGCGCTGCTGTCCGAGATCGTGCCGGCGCAGCGGCGCGGTTCGCTGATGAGCCTGAGTATCGCCACCGGCCAACTGGCCATGGGATTGTGCAGCGCGGTCGCGGGCGTCGTCTATACCGAGGTCGGTTACGTGCTCAGTTCTGTGATCGGAGGTACGGGCATGCTTGCCATGGGGTTCATCATATGGCGGTTCATCCCCGAAACGCGCAAGGCATAA
- a CDS encoding aminotransferase class V-fold PLP-dependent enzyme, producing MNRDTDLADEIPHGRPEPDGEASHEPGSRRQFLKGSLAAAAGVAATSMWDATAALAQENVAAPPGPPGPPARIDDEAYWEKVRAQFHLNPDTIYLNNGTLGLCPKPVTRAVYDGYVYLAETGSEGRSQLWDEVEASRKAAARFLGADEREMVLTRNATQGLSVIANGIRMEPGDEVLMTSDEHIAGIQPWTRRARRFGIQVNQVHIPSPPKSKQEVVDLFEQALTPRTKVVFFCHVTRGPGLLYPVKELCDMAREKGIVSAVDGAQTPGMTPVNLHEMGCDLFATSLHKWALTPSGTGCLYVREGFQETFWPTSDGNGPWDDREQQLWRVGPHGTYERPIRAAIKPALDFLDSIGMDAIYARDRMLSDYLKEQLMEMPGISLGTSTDHALSSPGITSFGVEGWDTSLLRGILRGKAGIIVSRDQRRSHDMIRVSTHFYNTPAEIDRLLEVMREIM from the coding sequence ATGAATCGCGATACAGACCTTGCAGACGAAATACCGCACGGTCGGCCCGAGCCGGACGGCGAAGCGTCCCATGAACCCGGTAGCCGCCGCCAGTTTCTCAAAGGAAGTCTCGCGGCGGCGGCCGGTGTCGCGGCGACCTCGATGTGGGACGCGACAGCGGCGTTGGCACAGGAAAATGTAGCGGCTCCTCCCGGTCCGCCCGGTCCGCCCGCCAGGATCGACGACGAAGCCTACTGGGAGAAGGTCCGCGCGCAGTTCCACCTGAACCCCGATACCATCTATCTGAACAACGGGACCCTCGGGCTGTGTCCGAAACCGGTCACACGGGCAGTCTACGACGGGTACGTGTATCTCGCGGAAACCGGCAGCGAAGGCAGGTCCCAACTCTGGGACGAAGTGGAAGCAAGCCGGAAGGCCGCCGCCCGGTTTCTGGGGGCGGACGAGAGAGAAATGGTACTGACTCGGAATGCAACGCAAGGACTGAGCGTCATCGCGAACGGGATTCGGATGGAACCCGGGGACGAAGTGCTCATGACTTCGGATGAGCACATCGCGGGCATCCAGCCTTGGACGCGGCGTGCCCGGCGATTCGGCATACAGGTGAACCAGGTTCACATTCCCAGTCCTCCGAAGAGCAAACAGGAAGTGGTGGACCTGTTCGAACAGGCGCTGACCCCGAGGACTAAAGTGGTTTTCTTCTGCCACGTCACCCGCGGTCCAGGACTGCTCTACCCCGTCAAAGAACTGTGCGACATGGCCCGCGAGAAGGGTATCGTGTCAGCCGTAGACGGCGCCCAGACGCCCGGAATGACCCCCGTCAACTTGCATGAGATGGGGTGCGATCTCTTCGCCACGAGCCTCCACAAGTGGGCGCTGACCCCATCCGGCACCGGTTGTCTGTATGTCCGGGAGGGATTCCAGGAGACCTTCTGGCCCACGTCCGACGGCAACGGCCCGTGGGACGACCGGGAACAGCAACTCTGGCGCGTTGGCCCCCACGGCACGTACGAAAGACCCATCCGGGCTGCGATAAAACCCGCGCTCGACTTTCTCGATTCCATAGGAATGGACGCGATATACGCCCGCGACCGCATGTTGTCCGACTATCTGAAGGAACAGCTCATGGAGATGCCCGGAATCAGCCTGGGAACCTCCACGGACCATGCGCTGTCGAGTCCGGGCATCACCTCCTTCGGCGTCGAGGGATGGGACACCTCGCTTCTTCGGGGGATCCTCCGTGGAAAGGCCGGCATTATCGTGAGCCGGGACCAGAGACGGTCTCACGATATGATCCGGGTATCCACCCACTTCTACAACACGCCGGCGGAGATCGATCGACTGCTCGAGGTGATGAGGGAAATCATGTAG
- a CDS encoding sigma-54 dependent transcriptional regulator, which translates to MSDIHDHLTNAGYYSVVTSKLLLQAFEAGPYTGGCMGSSGEYRNSSSEQFGSYHEHSAFEPIIHKSNVMKRICSMTLQYAQTDLPVLITGETGTGKELIARALHAASRRADQAFVVVDCAALPETLAGNELFGHERGAYTGADRKQPGLFAAANKGTIFLDEIGELPPSAQAVLLRVLQDGSYRPYGSVRQMYTDVRVIAATNRDLKEAAVQKSFRLDLYHRIGSAVLQLPPLRSRLADLPLLVRHFMRRTTSFGAQPLEISPAVMSRLLRHKWEGNVRELENRLRSGTALASSGRVTVEDIFPEEGEGIDRNHEIPSLRAVRTGVSRDTEGQYLEGILRETNGNVSKAADIAGVHRTHLYNLLCKYEIDPSDYR; encoded by the coding sequence ATGTCAGATATTCACGATCACCTGACCAACGCCGGTTATTACTCGGTCGTTACAAGTAAATTGTTGTTACAAGCGTTCGAGGCCGGACCATACACGGGAGGTTGCATGGGATCATCTGGAGAGTATCGCAACAGTTCATCCGAGCAATTCGGGAGTTATCACGAGCATTCCGCCTTTGAACCGATTATTCACAAGAGCAACGTTATGAAACGTATCTGTTCGATGACCTTACAGTATGCTCAAACGGATTTGCCGGTGTTAATAACAGGTGAAACTGGTACTGGGAAGGAACTGATCGCCAGGGCGCTTCATGCGGCAAGCCGTCGCGCCGACCAAGCCTTTGTGGTCGTGGACTGTGCCGCGCTGCCCGAAACGCTGGCTGGGAATGAGCTTTTCGGTCACGAACGGGGCGCCTATACGGGAGCCGACAGAAAACAGCCAGGTCTTTTCGCCGCTGCGAATAAAGGTACCATCTTCCTCGACGAAATCGGTGAACTGCCTCCAAGTGCGCAGGCTGTATTACTGCGGGTACTACAGGATGGATCGTATCGACCCTATGGCAGTGTCCGACAAATGTATACGGATGTTCGAGTAATCGCAGCAACCAATCGAGATCTGAAGGAGGCCGCAGTTCAAAAATCCTTCCGATTGGATCTCTACCATCGGATCGGGAGCGCGGTGCTCCAGTTGCCTCCGCTACGGTCACGATTGGCCGACTTACCGTTACTTGTCCGTCACTTCATGAGGAGAACGACTTCTTTCGGTGCTCAGCCATTGGAAATTTCGCCGGCTGTGATGTCTAGGTTACTTCGACATAAGTGGGAGGGCAACGTAAGAGAGCTCGAAAACAGACTCAGATCGGGGACTGCACTGGCGTCTAGCGGTCGGGTTACCGTCGAGGATATCTTCCCTGAAGAAGGTGAGGGAATAGACCGAAATCACGAGATCCCATCACTTCGAGCCGTTAGAACCGGTGTATCAAGAGATACTGAAGGGCAATACCTGGAGGGGATTTTAAGGGAAACAAATGGCAACGTTTCGAAGGCTGCGGATATCGCTGGAGTACATCGTACCCATCTATATAACCTGTTATGTAAATATGAGATAGATCCGTCAGATTACCGGTGA
- a CDS encoding LamG domain-containing protein, whose product MISRVVLMMSALSILLTHPVVTAAQSQTVDQSDLVLELLFDGDARDTSGNGHHGEVFGPVLTSDRFGQTDAAYAFDGRNDHIRIAPPPRLSAEAFTLSVWVKYDDDAFSRYWTNGVITQDSGGSGERRVFQLSAFGPLPTWHIMGRGRDPLITRPVGTSVWRHLVATHDGKVHRFYMDGVLHDQAEAPFPPHPQEPVYVGRKGSGEPDFYFKGVIDDVRIYTETLSPEAILALTRENGWQPPPLPGIEVPDPPKSSLEEALVAHWPMETAEMRDVSGSGLKSIVMGQPETIEGRKDRALRFDGSEDWAVVKNPALDLLHYLTITCWIRGFDTETEYSQVLWYGDGAWGQDPYSMSIQTGKVGFRVDDVATQWEVMTESKPASDAWTFVAATLNTRPDGLMDQKIYVNGILSAEQVTPNPYRYIELGRMWLTFATFGSGWNLSRLDLDDVRLYNRPLNHREIESLFEEAQE is encoded by the coding sequence ATGATCAGTCGCGTCGTTTTGATGATGTCCGCCTTGTCCATTCTCCTCACGCATCCGGTCGTAACTGCGGCCCAATCGCAAACGGTCGACCAATCCGACCTGGTGCTCGAGCTGCTGTTCGACGGCGACGCCCGCGATACGAGCGGAAACGGGCATCACGGCGAGGTGTTCGGTCCGGTGCTTACGTCTGACCGCTTCGGACAGACCGACGCCGCGTACGCCTTCGACGGCCGGAACGACCATATCCGCATCGCACCGCCGCCGCGGCTTTCCGCCGAGGCGTTTACACTCTCGGTCTGGGTAAAATACGACGATGACGCATTCTCCCGGTACTGGACCAACGGTGTCATCACGCAGGACAGCGGCGGATCCGGCGAACGACGCGTCTTCCAACTCAGCGCATTCGGCCCCTTGCCCACGTGGCACATCATGGGCAGGGGCCGCGATCCCCTGATTACCCGTCCTGTCGGGACCTCCGTCTGGCGGCACCTGGTCGCTACCCACGACGGGAAGGTACACCGATTTTACATGGACGGTGTACTGCATGATCAAGCCGAAGCGCCCTTCCCGCCGCACCCGCAGGAACCTGTCTACGTAGGACGCAAGGGTTCGGGCGAACCGGATTTCTATTTCAAGGGCGTGATCGACGACGTGCGTATCTACACGGAAACGCTCTCTCCGGAGGCCATCCTGGCCCTGACACGGGAGAATGGATGGCAGCCTCCGCCCCTGCCGGGCATCGAAGTGCCGGATCCGCCGAAGTCATCGCTCGAAGAAGCCCTGGTGGCCCACTGGCCGATGGAGACCGCCGAAATGCGCGACGTGTCGGGCAGTGGGCTGAAATCCATCGTGATGGGACAGCCGGAGACCATTGAAGGTCGAAAGGACAGAGCGCTGCGGTTCGATGGCAGCGAGGACTGGGCGGTGGTAAAAAACCCGGCACTCGATCTCCTCCATTACCTGACCATTACGTGCTGGATAAGAGGGTTCGATACAGAAACCGAGTACAGCCAGGTGCTCTGGTACGGTGACGGCGCCTGGGGACAGGACCCCTATTCGATGTCGATACAAACAGGGAAAGTCGGGTTTCGCGTGGACGACGTGGCGACGCAATGGGAAGTGATGACCGAATCGAAGCCCGCATCCGACGCGTGGACGTTCGTGGCAGCGACCCTGAATACCCGGCCTGACGGACTCATGGATCAGAAAATCTACGTCAATGGTATACTTTCAGCGGAACAGGTGACGCCGAATCCCTACCGGTATATCGAACTGGGCCGCATGTGGCTGACCTTCGCTACCTTCGGGAGCGGATGGAACCTGTCGCGCCTGGACCTGGACGACGTCAGACTGTATAACCGCCCGCTGAATCACCGGGAGATCGAATCCCTATTCGAAGAGGCACAGGAGTAA
- a CDS encoding alpha/beta hydrolase, with protein sequence MEKRTGFVEANDGVRLYYEDTGIGKPVILIHGGGLSLGWWRKQVPALSQRFRVIAADTRGNGRSDKTPWGHRTARYAMDVRQIIETLDLDEVTLVGWSIGARTVLSYIELFRNYRLNGVVLVDEVPSIEVHSPPDPPDADAEPDADAEPDADAEPDAEPETRPGSVTDAPPEDETERKRRQLRDMFVSLDVPDAELDVLLEESRENTPAQGVTLGPDYQAQDWRPMLPSIDLPVLITTGGKSGAYPGCKYMNEHIPGARMEVFEDSGHALFYEEPDRFNAVVTAFVDGLHPDAT encoded by the coding sequence ATGGAGAAGCGCACCGGCTTCGTCGAGGCAAACGACGGCGTTCGACTCTACTATGAAGACACAGGAATCGGGAAGCCCGTCATCCTGATCCACGGCGGCGGGTTGAGCCTGGGTTGGTGGCGCAAACAGGTTCCGGCCCTCAGCCAACGATTCCGGGTCATTGCCGCCGACACCCGGGGCAACGGCCGGTCCGACAAGACCCCGTGGGGCCACCGCACGGCCCGGTACGCCATGGACGTGCGCCAGATCATCGAGACGCTCGATCTCGATGAAGTTACCCTCGTGGGATGGTCCATCGGTGCCCGGACCGTCCTTTCCTACATCGAACTCTTCCGTAATTACCGGCTCAATGGTGTTGTGCTGGTGGACGAAGTACCCAGCATCGAAGTCCATAGTCCGCCTGATCCGCCCGATGCCGACGCCGAGCCCGATGCCGACGCCGAGCCCGATGCCGACGCCGAGCCCGACGCCGAACCCGAAACCAGACCTGGATCCGTGACCGACGCTCCGCCTGAGGACGAGACCGAGCGCAAGCGCCGGCAACTTCGGGATATGTTCGTCTCCCTGGACGTCCCGGACGCCGAACTGGACGTGCTGCTGGAGGAAAGCAGGGAGAACACGCCAGCCCAGGGAGTCACCCTCGGCCCCGATTACCAGGCGCAGGACTGGCGTCCCATGCTGCCATCCATCGACCTCCCGGTCCTGATCACCACGGGCGGCAAAAGCGGTGCTTACCCGGGCTGCAAGTACATGAACGAACACATCCCGGGTGCGCGCATGGAAGTCTTCGAGGACAGCGGCCACGCGCTGTTCTACGAGGAACCCGACCGGTTTAACGCCGTCGTCACAGCGTTCGTGGACGGGCTGCATCCGGACGCGACCTGA